In Deinococcus roseus, the following proteins share a genomic window:
- a CDS encoding sensor domain-containing diguanylate cyclase: MTESPSAPPLIQMLEHLSEGACLIDTHLKLQYWNHAAQRITGHASSDVLGGYCYDHLPHTDDVGRSVWTHNGSVMQAMQGKIVDSTVFSRHADGHRMHLDVHAIPIRDASGNVVSVIELFHEHPGPTRELEVIHDPTLKDPLTQLGTRKYLLQVLQSALADLVQHERPFGVLFMDLNDFQEFNGQHGTGVGDQMLKLIGQILLGSLRPLDTVGRWDGEEFVVVIRHAHEAQLRGLQARLHTLFSSAALTVKEQELHPQVSMGTTLALPSDTIEGLITRARHMALQRTRPGMEHLPLGWG, encoded by the coding sequence ATGACCGAATCGCCCTCCGCCCCGCCCCTGATTCAGATGCTGGAACACCTCTCAGAAGGGGCCTGTCTGATTGACACCCACTTGAAACTGCAGTACTGGAACCATGCTGCCCAGCGCATCACCGGGCATGCCTCCAGCGATGTGCTGGGGGGGTACTGCTACGACCACCTGCCCCACACCGACGATGTGGGCCGCAGCGTCTGGACCCACAATGGCTCGGTGATGCAGGCCATGCAGGGGAAAATTGTGGATTCCACAGTGTTTTCCCGCCATGCCGATGGGCACCGGATGCACCTGGACGTGCATGCCATTCCCATCCGGGATGCCAGTGGCAATGTGGTCAGCGTGATTGAGCTCTTCCACGAGCACCCCGGTCCCACCCGTGAACTGGAAGTGATTCATGATCCCACCCTCAAAGACCCCCTCACCCAGTTGGGCACCCGCAAGTATTTGCTGCAGGTGCTGCAAAGCGCCCTTGCGGATCTGGTGCAGCATGAACGGCCTTTCGGGGTGCTGTTCATGGACCTGAACGATTTTCAGGAGTTCAACGGGCAGCACGGCACCGGGGTGGGAGACCAGATGCTGAAACTCATCGGGCAGATTTTGCTGGGCAGCCTGCGTCCGCTGGACACGGTGGGACGCTGGGATGGTGAGGAGTTCGTGGTGGTGATCCGGCATGCCCATGAAGCCCAGTTGCGTGGACTGCAGGCCCGTTTGCACACCCTGTTTTCCAGCGCTGCCCTCACCGTGAAAGAGCAGGAACTCCACCCGCAGGTCAGCATGGGCACCACCCTGGCGCTTCCCTCTGACACCATTGAAGGCCTGATCACACGTGCCAGACACATGGCGTTGCAGCGCACCCGTCCCGGAATGGAACACCTGCCTCTGGGCTGGGGATGA
- a CDS encoding M20 family metallopeptidase, translated as MFEGLSFLQELLKTRSYTGSEGPIGQRVVQEMKLLGFDHAYLDESGNAIGVVRGKACGEALLLISHLDHVHEGDVDLWEHPPYAAVLEKNVLHGRGTVDIKGPLSAQIYALGGLLQRGERPAKDVVLAAFVEEETGGKGIAEFLSRMPFTLPDGEVLKLTGAVVGEPSSNQVMLGHRGVAHVTLVFKGAAHHASFGLHDQNPMFELAEFLGRLRQYDLPVHPIVGEHTLTPTQISCDSGSENVTSNTVSLVLDWRSTSTPEEMRQILKTLTAGLKVEYQVFELWTLKNTPGFHIEADHPLVQNLQQHVKSIHDGFGIWNFATDGRYTHAHNIPTVGFGPGNPRLAHTVHEHIHLEELQQHVEVLQKFLLDLQ; from the coding sequence GTGTTTGAAGGCCTGTCGTTCCTGCAGGAACTGCTGAAAACCCGCTCCTACACCGGTTCTGAAGGCCCCATCGGGCAGCGGGTGGTGCAGGAGATGAAGCTTCTCGGTTTTGACCACGCTTACCTGGATGAAAGCGGAAACGCCATCGGGGTGGTGCGGGGCAAAGCGTGTGGAGAGGCCCTGCTGCTGATTTCCCACCTGGACCATGTGCATGAAGGGGATGTGGACCTCTGGGAGCACCCCCCATATGCGGCTGTGCTGGAAAAAAACGTGTTGCATGGCCGGGGAACTGTAGACATCAAAGGCCCCCTCAGTGCCCAGATTTACGCGCTGGGAGGTTTGCTGCAGCGGGGAGAGCGCCCTGCAAAAGACGTGGTGCTGGCCGCTTTTGTGGAGGAGGAAACCGGAGGGAAGGGCATTGCTGAATTTCTGTCCCGAATGCCTTTCACCCTCCCTGACGGTGAGGTGCTGAAACTCACCGGAGCGGTGGTGGGAGAACCCAGCAGCAATCAGGTGATGCTGGGACACCGTGGCGTGGCCCACGTGACCCTGGTGTTCAAGGGGGCTGCGCACCATGCTTCTTTTGGACTGCATGACCAGAACCCCATGTTTGAACTGGCTGAATTTCTGGGGCGGCTCAGACAGTATGACCTTCCAGTGCATCCCATTGTGGGAGAGCACACCCTGACGCCCACCCAGATCAGCTGTGACAGCGGCTCGGAGAACGTCACCTCGAATACCGTCAGCCTGGTGCTGGACTGGCGCAGTACCAGCACCCCCGAAGAGATGCGCCAGATTTTGAAAACCCTCACAGCAGGCCTGAAAGTAGAGTACCAGGTGTTTGAACTGTGGACGCTCAAGAACACCCCTGGATTTCACATCGAGGCAGACCACCCGCTGGTGCAAAACCTGCAGCAGCACGTCAAAAGCATCCACGATGGATTTGGCATCTGGAACTTCGCCACCGATGGCCGCTACACCCACGCCCACAACATCCCCACGGTGGGCTTCGGACCGGGCAACCCCAGGCTGGCCCACACCGTCCATGAACACATCCACCTGGAAGAATTGCAGCAGCATGTGGAGGTGCTGCAAAAGTTCCTGCTGGACCTGCAGTAA
- a CDS encoding Fic family protein, with amino-acid sequence MQEPLKKHCDKIQSLKDRLETLGGVPNTVVHNNEWLYMLHEETRHSLSIEGYFATEQELKLILSGRKTQPEILNYFRIAQSMYDLGLQYHQEQGLHIDLATIRHIHSELFREITQDRGQFRQGKISILGARVRPPEFDVEEYVRVFVQVTKQLLEQEPLVLALAKSHALFESIHPFRDGNGRTGRIVLNYLAVSKGLPPLIIKGTEQIQRDTYYHALEAADAGLHAGFPAPSRQNLLQALNQGNWEPLVALFTASLTPQMHTLLALAVETKEPLLPFSELSKVLEVKESTLRKWVERDQLVAIKRGKRWYSHPLLMGMGDKT; translated from the coding sequence ATGCAAGAACCACTGAAAAAGCACTGTGACAAAATCCAGAGCCTCAAAGACAGGTTGGAAACCCTGGGAGGGGTGCCCAACACTGTTGTACACAACAACGAGTGGCTTTACATGCTCCATGAGGAGACCCGTCACAGCCTTTCCATAGAAGGGTACTTCGCGACAGAACAGGAACTGAAATTGATTCTTTCAGGCAGAAAGACCCAGCCTGAAATCCTCAATTACTTTCGCATTGCCCAGAGCATGTATGACCTTGGGCTGCAATACCACCAGGAACAAGGCTTGCACATCGATCTGGCGACCATCCGCCACATCCACAGTGAGCTTTTTCGAGAGATCACCCAGGACCGGGGACAGTTCCGTCAGGGAAAGATCAGCATTCTGGGAGCCAGGGTGCGTCCTCCAGAGTTTGATGTCGAGGAGTACGTCAGGGTGTTTGTACAGGTGACAAAACAGCTTCTGGAACAGGAACCCCTGGTTCTGGCGCTTGCCAAATCCCATGCCCTCTTTGAGAGCATCCATCCGTTCAGAGATGGCAATGGCAGAACAGGACGCATTGTGCTGAATTATCTGGCGGTGTCAAAGGGTTTGCCGCCTTTGATCATCAAAGGAACAGAACAGATCCAGAGAGACACGTACTACCATGCTCTGGAAGCAGCAGATGCAGGTTTGCATGCTGGATTTCCAGCACCTTCCAGACAGAACCTCCTGCAGGCTCTGAACCAGGGCAACTGGGAACCTCTGGTGGCCCTGTTCACAGCGTCCCTGACCCCACAGATGCACACTTTGCTGGCTCTGGCTGTGGAAACAAAAGAGCCACTGCTGCCCTTTTCAGAGCTGAGCAAGGTGCTGGAGGTCAAAGAAAGCACCCTGCGCAAATGGGTGGAACGGGACCAGCTGGTTGCGATCAAACGCGGAAAGCGCTGGTACAGCCATCCACTGTTGATGGGTATGGGTGATAAGACTTGA
- a CDS encoding helix-turn-helix domain-containing protein, protein MNREDLAGVLRDALVQKGWSIADLAKNSGVSYESARRALKGIGSIELETVTKLLVAINKNLEISEGDSNGF, encoded by the coding sequence ATGAACAGAGAAGATCTGGCAGGTGTGCTGCGTGATGCCCTGGTTCAGAAGGGCTGGAGCATTGCAGATCTCGCCAAAAATTCAGGCGTATCGTATGAATCTGCGCGTCGGGCTTTGAAAGGCATCGGGTCCATAGAACTTGAAACAGTTACCAAACTGTTGGTAGCCATCAACAAGAATCTGGAAATCTCTGAAGGAGACTCAAATGGCTTTTGA
- a CDS encoding M3 family oligoendopeptidase produces the protein MPEIENSLLQDAPIAWGNYQSRYQHLIDGVVNPEDITQFLLDWSDLETELDQVQAVRTLRAHLDTRDEAAQTAYREFMTDIHPERERVNGALKQKLLSLDLSHLPADAVRLVRRFQADARLFREENIKVQMQLSELEQEYTQINAALKVDFRGEKLGLPQLAPFLLSPDRQDREEAWKASRQTFREAAPVLDDLFLRMLKLRRLLACNAGYASFRDYMWDKYHRFDYNPQDCLNFHQTIETEVVPFALELLEQHRERLGLEVLRPWDAYWYDRVDPPDCAPLQPFKTAAELVARSAEVFSRLNPRLAEMFQLFRDHKAMDLEVRENKLSQAYCTSLPVSKLPFVFQQVVGTAGDVSVFLHESGHAFHDFLSMHSQRFYWNHMSSSEFIEVPSTAMELITLDALDPFFDPQEMERVKGAAIWQMVHNLPHCCFLDAFQHWVYSEAPEDVTIEMLDQKALELLQRFRPVPAWDGFEADRKKLWHFFHVFYVPFYYIEYAFCGLGALQLWKNQQQDPEKTLQQYLEALEAGNSLSVPELYEKCGLNFKFDRQTVHDLMDFVRSQG, from the coding sequence ATGCCAGAGATTGAAAATTCACTTTTGCAAGATGCTCCCATCGCCTGGGGAAATTACCAATCCCGTTACCAGCACCTCATTGACGGTGTGGTGAATCCAGAAGACATCACGCAGTTTCTGCTGGACTGGTCTGACCTGGAAACCGAACTGGATCAGGTGCAGGCCGTGCGAACCCTAAGGGCGCACCTGGACACCCGGGATGAAGCAGCCCAGACGGCCTACCGTGAATTCATGACAGACATTCATCCTGAGCGGGAAAGGGTGAACGGAGCGCTCAAGCAGAAACTGCTGTCTCTGGACCTCAGCCACCTGCCTGCAGATGCGGTGCGTCTGGTGCGGCGCTTTCAGGCCGATGCCCGTCTGTTCAGAGAGGAGAACATCAAGGTGCAGATGCAGCTCTCTGAACTGGAACAGGAATACACCCAGATCAATGCCGCCCTGAAAGTGGATTTTCGAGGAGAAAAACTGGGCTTGCCGCAGCTTGCCCCTTTTTTGCTGTCTCCTGACCGCCAGGATCGTGAAGAAGCCTGGAAAGCCAGCCGTCAGACTTTCCGTGAGGCTGCTCCGGTGCTGGATGATCTGTTTTTGCGGATGTTGAAATTGCGTCGCCTGCTGGCCTGCAATGCCGGATATGCCAGCTTCCGGGATTACATGTGGGACAAATACCACCGTTTTGATTACAACCCTCAGGACTGCCTGAATTTCCACCAGACCATCGAGACAGAAGTGGTGCCTTTCGCACTGGAATTGCTGGAGCAGCATCGGGAACGCCTGGGTCTGGAGGTGCTGCGTCCCTGGGATGCTTACTGGTATGACCGGGTGGACCCACCAGACTGTGCTCCTCTGCAGCCTTTCAAAACTGCAGCAGAGCTGGTGGCCAGAAGCGCAGAGGTGTTTTCCAGGCTCAACCCCAGACTTGCCGAGATGTTCCAGTTGTTCCGGGACCACAAGGCCATGGATCTGGAGGTCAGGGAAAACAAACTGAGTCAGGCGTATTGCACCAGTCTGCCTGTCAGCAAGTTGCCTTTTGTGTTTCAGCAGGTGGTGGGTACGGCTGGAGATGTTTCAGTGTTCCTGCATGAGTCCGGGCATGCTTTCCATGATTTTCTGAGCATGCACAGCCAGCGTTTTTACTGGAACCACATGTCTTCCAGTGAGTTCATTGAGGTGCCCTCCACCGCCATGGAGTTGATCACCCTTGATGCACTGGACCCGTTTTTTGATCCACAGGAAATGGAGCGCGTAAAAGGGGCGGCCATCTGGCAGATGGTGCACAACCTGCCCCATTGCTGTTTTCTGGATGCCTTCCAGCACTGGGTGTACAGCGAGGCCCCTGAAGATGTGACCATTGAAATGCTGGACCAGAAAGCCCTGGAACTTCTGCAGCGTTTCCGTCCAGTGCCAGCCTGGGATGGTTTCGAGGCAGACCGCAAGAAGTTGTGGCACTTCTTCCATGTGTTTTACGTGCCCTTTTACTACATCGAGTATGCCTTCTGTGGTCTTGGGGCGTTGCAACTCTGGAAAAACCAGCAGCAAGACCCGGAAAAAACCCTGCAGCAGTACCTGGAGGCCCTGGAAGCTGGAAACAGCCTCTCTGTGCCAGAACTCTATGAAAAGTGTGGTCTGAACTTCAAATTTGACCGCCAGACCGTGCATGACCTGATGGATTTTGTGCGCAGCCAGGGATGA
- a CDS encoding NTP transferase domain-containing protein, with product MTHWNALVLGGGDPSDPFAAAHHVPVKPLIPIHGKAMGVYVLEALRDSGVIAHIAYIGPTPPEIQTLIHQTLPDQGSLIGNLEYGVQNMPAGNRVLVVTADIPMMTASELREVLASAPDSGLVYPIVRKEDCEKAYPGVKRTYARLKDGTFTGGNIFILKPEIVSTFLPRLKEMLAHRKNPLKLAGLIGMGTLIRLLTGQLSLERLEHKIGSILGVSVSAMPTGYASIGTDVDKDGDLELAQQLLSRS from the coding sequence ATGACCCACTGGAACGCCCTTGTCCTTGGCGGAGGAGATCCCAGCGATCCTTTTGCTGCCGCCCACCATGTCCCGGTCAAGCCCCTGATTCCCATTCATGGGAAAGCCATGGGTGTGTATGTGCTGGAAGCCCTGAGGGATTCAGGTGTGATTGCCCACATCGCATACATTGGACCCACCCCGCCAGAAATTCAGACCCTGATTCACCAGACCTTGCCGGACCAGGGAAGCCTGATTGGCAACCTGGAGTATGGGGTGCAAAACATGCCTGCAGGGAACCGGGTGCTGGTGGTGACGGCAGACATCCCCATGATGACTGCATCCGAACTGCGGGAGGTGCTGGCCAGTGCTCCAGACAGCGGTCTGGTCTACCCCATCGTGCGCAAAGAGGACTGCGAGAAAGCCTATCCTGGGGTCAAACGCACCTATGCTCGCCTGAAAGATGGCACTTTCACCGGGGGCAACATCTTCATCCTCAAGCCTGAAATCGTCAGCACCTTTTTGCCCAGGTTGAAAGAGATGCTGGCCCACCGCAAAAACCCACTGAAACTGGCAGGCTTGATTGGGATGGGCACGCTGATCAGGCTGCTGACCGGTCAGCTCAGCCTGGAAAGGCTGGAACACAAAATTGGCAGCATCCTGGGGGTCTCGGTCAGTGCCATGCCCACCGGGTACGCCAGCATCGGGACCGATGTGGACAAAGATGGAGACCTGGAACTGGCCCAGCAACTGCTTTCCAGAAGCTGA
- a CDS encoding helix-turn-helix domain-containing protein: protein MTTLTPKEAGAFLKKKRQSLGLTAEKVLDNTTIPHAPYLSSIENGKVNPGRSKHFMSLAQYLGLSPEEIEQINPDLFVQVVRAEPQGTSEGPERKLQQIKIKKTTRGDLQLSPASRPTLWIDPEKKEGLLVYLINGEHWILNPENPLQAPVEALGALVKIDFES, encoded by the coding sequence ATGACAACACTGACCCCAAAAGAAGCTGGAGCCTTTCTCAAGAAAAAACGCCAGAGCCTGGGCCTGACCGCAGAAAAAGTTCTGGACAACACCACCATTCCCCATGCGCCCTATCTGAGCAGCATTGAGAATGGCAAGGTGAATCCTGGGCGCAGCAAACACTTTATGTCGCTGGCCCAATATCTGGGGCTGTCTCCAGAAGAGATTGAGCAGATTAATCCTGACCTGTTTGTGCAGGTGGTTCGGGCAGAGCCTCAGGGGACTTCTGAAGGGCCAGAGCGAAAACTCCAGCAAATCAAGATCAAAAAAACGACACGAGGAGATCTTCAGCTCTCCCCTGCTTCCAGGCCCACGCTCTGGATTGACCCGGAGAAAAAAGAGGGATTGCTGGTGTATCTGATCAATGGGGAACACTGGATTCTGAACCCAGAGAATCCCTTGCAAGCTCCTGTTGAGGCGCTGGGGGCACTGGTCAAGATTGATTTTGAGTCCTGA
- a CDS encoding helix-turn-helix domain-containing protein, with product MKGIGHAIRSRRQHLNISQEELAELSGIQKSDISTIENGRRENITLKTLEAFSVALQCRPSELLEMISSDLQTSGTEETP from the coding sequence ATGAAGGGGATAGGCCATGCAATCCGCTCTCGCAGACAGCATTTGAACATCTCTCAGGAAGAACTGGCAGAGCTTTCAGGAATCCAGAAATCAGACATCAGCACCATCGAAAATGGACGCAGGGAAAACATCACCCTCAAGACCCTGGAAGCTTTTTCTGTTGCTCTTCAGTGCCGTCCTTCAGAGTTACTGGAAATGATAAGTTCTGATCTTCAAACCTCTGGTACAGAAGAAACCCCATGA
- a CDS encoding tetratricopeptide repeat protein encodes MELLKLLLEHLTGLSLFIFSISVLLIVIFNKKSLSKLLDRLSRVGIKGGNTEFSMETTGLTTAESIEEKSDKNKDSKKVPEMEPETKREIESNEHNKMVPQDDGIKTENLSEIDYLMDVRMRIYQKLEDKKTNEAEDIYKSARQNLKDRNELDYRKLEVFFIYLKYIFGHVTRDKLMEFRNDPLLEKYALELSVYAARYLKDEISARDCSNEILSKYTDNDSKIVAYEGLIFFYLSVGKKETEDYIVKIYQQNEGNTEIQLMLLEKLIDINRDNHALRSLLSEKYISLSASNSDQIFNAAYSYSSLGLNLLSLAHYKNLILIDENNSGALNNLGVAYERLGMRYMSSIYYKKASENNNTLGAANYANGLYSIRYLDEAEEYLKEHVKIDSSHENAFNLLKNIKTEKDKEKEESAKYDEKALRLRNRIKVIADRNISVPYTEEIFGNWILGNTEIKFTKFDDKITKYSIITDGEVYKGDVTVLYSVFYLTIGNKAGNFSLPDTNISSGNIVFCYVESINELKVVIIDGIEFIERYFVRI; translated from the coding sequence ATGGAACTGTTAAAATTGTTACTTGAGCATTTGACGGGTTTATCGCTTTTCATATTTTCCATAAGTGTTCTTCTTATAGTTATTTTTAATAAAAAGTCATTGTCAAAACTTCTTGATAGACTAAGTAGAGTTGGAATTAAGGGAGGAAATACAGAATTTTCTATGGAAACTACTGGGCTAACAACTGCAGAGTCGATAGAGGAGAAGTCAGATAAAAATAAGGATTCAAAAAAAGTTCCCGAGATGGAGCCTGAAACTAAAAGAGAGATTGAATCAAATGAGCATAATAAAATGGTCCCTCAAGATGACGGGATAAAAACTGAGAATCTCAGCGAGATTGATTATTTAATGGATGTAAGAATGAGAATATACCAAAAACTAGAAGATAAAAAAACTAATGAAGCTGAAGATATATATAAATCTGCAAGACAGAACCTTAAAGATCGTAATGAACTAGATTACAGAAAGCTTGAGGTATTCTTTATTTATCTAAAGTATATTTTTGGTCATGTTACAAGAGACAAATTAATGGAATTTAGAAATGATCCTTTGCTGGAAAAATATGCTTTGGAACTTAGTGTTTATGCTGCTAGATATCTAAAAGATGAAATTTCTGCCAGAGATTGCTCTAATGAGATACTATCTAAGTATACCGATAATGATTCAAAAATAGTAGCCTATGAAGGCTTAATATTCTTCTATTTGTCTGTAGGAAAAAAAGAAACGGAGGATTATATTGTAAAAATATATCAACAGAATGAAGGAAATACTGAAATACAATTAATGCTTTTGGAAAAACTAATAGATATTAATAGAGACAATCATGCCCTTCGTTCATTGTTGAGTGAGAAATATATTAGCTTAAGTGCTTCAAATAGTGACCAAATATTTAATGCCGCATACTCTTATTCGAGTCTGGGGCTTAATCTGCTCTCACTGGCACACTATAAGAATCTTATCCTTATTGACGAAAATAATTCTGGCGCTTTGAACAATCTAGGAGTAGCTTATGAAAGACTTGGTATGAGATACATGAGCAGTATATATTATAAAAAGGCCTCCGAAAATAATAATACTTTGGGAGCGGCAAATTATGCAAATGGCTTATATTCAATTAGATATCTTGATGAAGCAGAAGAATACTTGAAAGAGCACGTTAAGATTGATAGTTCTCATGAGAACGCGTTCAATCTTTTAAAAAATATCAAGACAGAGAAAGATAAAGAAAAAGAAGAGTCGGCAAAATATGACGAAAAAGCTTTAAGATTGAGAAATAGAATTAAAGTAATTGCTGATCGTAATATAAGCGTTCCATACACAGAAGAAATTTTTGGTAATTGGATTCTGGGTAATACTGAAATAAAGTTCACAAAGTTTGACGATAAAATTACTAAATACTCTATAATCACTGATGGTGAAGTTTATAAAGGAGACGTTACAGTTTTATATTCGGTGTTTTACTTGACTATTGGAAATAAAGCAGGAAATTTTTCTTTACCGGATACTAACATATCAAGTGGAAATATAGTATTTTGTTATGTAGAAAGTATAAATGAGCTTAAAGTGGTGATTATTGATGGTATTGAGTTTATTGAAAGATATTTTGTAAGGATCTAA
- a CDS encoding diacylglycerol/lipid kinase family protein produces the protein MLKELLVIRNPRSGQGMLPLDGFLHLLHEEDYGITVRYLHRNLLVQDLLYDASKYHAVIAAGGDGTVSSVAHAMIGLDTPMLAYPAGTANLISQNLGLLPSVRELAQVVKDGEILTCDLAEFHVQDMTFGFTMVAGAGLDADMIRESESLKPNFGALAYFMGVFKNLRATEADLLLELDGVAVRTRGMSVLLANFGMVNFGIPIAPGIDPSDGLLSVVVVKGNTPLAIVPKIMDSFVSRMGLRTIPAPEGVEIYTCKTVRIQSDPPLPVQYDGELLDATTPLTARVIPHAVKFLVPSRLQGRTSS, from the coding sequence ATGCTGAAAGAACTGCTTGTCATTCGAAATCCCCGATCAGGACAGGGCATGCTCCCCCTGGACGGCTTTTTGCACCTGCTTCACGAAGAAGATTACGGCATCACCGTGCGCTATTTGCATCGCAATTTGCTGGTGCAGGATTTGCTTTACGATGCCAGCAAATACCATGCGGTGATTGCCGCCGGAGGAGACGGGACGGTCAGCAGCGTTGCCCATGCCATGATCGGACTGGATACACCCATGCTGGCTTACCCTGCTGGAACCGCCAACCTGATTTCCCAGAACCTGGGTTTGCTGCCCAGCGTGCGGGAGCTGGCCCAGGTGGTTAAAGACGGTGAAATCCTCACGTGTGATCTGGCAGAGTTCCATGTGCAGGACATGACTTTTGGTTTCACCATGGTGGCTGGCGCGGGCCTGGATGCAGACATGATCCGGGAAAGCGAATCCCTGAAACCCAACTTTGGGGCGCTGGCCTACTTCATGGGGGTGTTCAAGAACCTGCGGGCCACCGAGGCCGATCTGCTGCTGGAACTGGACGGTGTGGCGGTCAGAACCCGTGGCATGAGCGTGCTGCTGGCCAACTTCGGAATGGTCAATTTTGGCATTCCCATCGCTCCGGGCATTGACCCTTCAGACGGTCTGCTCAGCGTGGTGGTGGTGAAGGGGAACACCCCTCTGGCCATCGTGCCCAAAATCATGGATTCCTTTGTGAGCCGCATGGGCCTGAGAACCATACCTGCTCCAGAAGGGGTGGAAATCTACACCTGCAAAACCGTGCGCATCCAGTCGGACCCGCCCCTGCCTGTGCAGTACGACGGAGAATTGCTGGATGCCACCACCCCCCTGACCGCCAGGGTGATTCCCCACGCCGTCAAATTTCTGGTGCCTTCCCGTTTGCAGGGCCGCACCAGCTCCTGA
- a CDS encoding cyclase, with translation MNTGRILKVAGGALLAVVGLQQKGARRIALTGLGGALIYSGLKPQDELSALTSSGDIYLEDSVVLHKPLSEVYIQLRNFPNLPQVFSHLEKVEFRGDQVNFKGQVPLGMLADWDIEMVFDDHQERFGWRSKPGSMLDTAGSLTFQKIDAENTRVHVALSYKLPRELQSVWKDQLTPERLRADLEAYKRKVERV, from the coding sequence ATGAATACGGGTCGCATATTGAAAGTTGCCGGAGGTGCCCTGCTGGCCGTGGTGGGTTTGCAGCAGAAGGGTGCCCGCAGAATTGCCCTCACCGGACTGGGTGGAGCATTGATTTACAGCGGGCTGAAGCCGCAGGATGAACTTTCTGCCCTGACCTCCAGCGGAGACATCTACCTGGAGGACAGCGTGGTGCTGCACAAGCCCCTCTCCGAGGTGTACATCCAGCTTCGCAATTTTCCCAATTTGCCGCAGGTTTTCTCCCACCTGGAGAAAGTGGAGTTCCGGGGGGACCAGGTGAACTTCAAGGGACAGGTGCCGCTGGGCATGCTGGCAGACTGGGACATCGAAATGGTCTTTGATGACCACCAGGAGCGGTTTGGCTGGCGCTCCAAGCCCGGCAGCATGCTGGACACGGCAGGCAGCCTGACCTTCCAGAAGATCGATGCCGAAAACACCCGTGTGCATGTGGCCCTCTCCTACAAATTGCCCAGAGAGCTGCAAAGCGTCTGGAAGGACCAGCTCACCCCTGAGCGTTTGAGGGCAGATCTGGAAGCCTACAAACGCAAGGTGGAACGTGTTTGA